The bacterium nucleotide sequence TGTCCGAGCCGGAGAGAATCGTTACTCTGAGACAAAATGGACCTCTGCTTCGGCAAGTACCCGGCTTCGGAACGATCTGTTCAGAAACCCCGGAGTATTGAGGTCGGCCTTCCTGCCTAGCAGCGCTGAAAGCTCCCGTTCGATAGCGGATAAACGGATGAGGCCGACGGCAGCGTCCTCCGCAAACTCCACCAATACATCAACGTCGCTTTGCGGAGAGAAACTATCTCGAAGGACAGATCCGAAGAAAGCGAGTTTAC carries:
- a CDS encoding nucleotidyltransferase domain-containing protein, yielding MKIPVDNARLADFCRRHHIRKLAFFGSVLRDSFSPQSDVDVLVEFAEDAAVGLIRLSAIERELSALLGRKADLNTPGFLNRSFRSRVLAEAEVHFVSE